Proteins from one Lacrimispora sphenoides genomic window:
- a CDS encoding MBL fold metallo-hydrolase: MNKLIFLGRGSGYHSTETNTSAYIKENEALLLIDCGETVFKKILEKNLMNGVKEVHILITHMHSDHIGSLGGFIGFCYWKYKIATKVYFNEKERMKVFLELLGLKENESFEILDSNEKRIESLGLNINSKITKHVKPLNTYSYILRFDIGNSIFYSGDTYETNIDIFNFLKHGNLVYHDTCIDDSKDSVHTSLRKLCELVPEEYRSQVFCIHIDGENFDEKANKQGFSIVNIE; this comes from the coding sequence ATGAATAAACTAATATTTTTAGGTAGAGGTTCTGGATATCATTCTACAGAAACCAATACATCAGCATATATTAAAGAAAATGAAGCATTATTATTAATTGATTGTGGAGAAACGGTATTTAAAAAAATCTTAGAGAAAAATTTAATGAATGGGGTTAAGGAGGTTCATATATTAATAACTCATATGCACTCAGATCATATAGGTTCATTAGGTGGATTTATTGGCTTTTGTTATTGGAAATATAAAATAGCAACAAAAGTATACTTTAATGAAAAAGAAAGAATGAAAGTATTTTTAGAGCTATTAGGCCTTAAAGAAAATGAAAGTTTTGAAATATTAGACTCCAATGAGAAAAGAATTGAATCATTGGGGTTAAATATAAACTCAAAAATAACTAAACATGTAAAGCCACTTAATACTTATTCGTATATTTTAAGGTTTGATATAGGAAATAGCATTTTTTATAGTGGAGATACCTATGAGACTAATATCGATATCTTTAATTTTTTAAAGCATGGAAATTTAGTATATCATGATACATGTATAGATGATTCAAAAGACAGTGTTCATACATCATTAAGAAAATTATGTGAATTAGTGCCTGAAGAATATAGAAGTCAAGTTTTTTGCATTCATATAGATGGGGAGAATTTTGATGAAAAGGCGAATAAACAGGGCTTTAGTATAGTTAATATTGAATAG